CGGCCACGAAAATCCCCTATGGTAAAACTTTCCCCGTGGCCCGGATACACGATGGTATCATCGGGAAGCGAAAGTACTTTCTCAACGGATTCCCACAACTTCTGCTCGTCTCCCCCAGGAAGATCCGTTCTCCCCACCGAAAAGGCAAACAGCAGATCTCCACCAAAGAACCATTTTTTCTCAGGGAAAAAGACCCCCACAGAACCAGGAGAATGCCCGGGAAGATGCCACACTTCCCCACCCCAGTCTGCAAGAGAATGAGACTCAAGAGACATCAAACCCTGATGATAGGCAAGAGGACGAGTAAAGTAAACGGAAAGATTGAGGGCAGGATCCCGCACCATCTCTCTGTCCAAAGGATGAACATAGAGAAAAGTTTCATATTTTACCGCCCACTCGTCAGCATACAGGATATGATCAAAGTGTCCGTGTGTAGCCAGAAGAAAAAGCTTTTGATTTTTTCTCTTGGCAAGAGCATGTGGATGAGCAGGATCAATACAGAGCATCCTTGTTTCGTCAAAAAGCACATAGGTATTCGCTGCAAAATCCTCGGGTATGTATATCTCTAGATTCACATCCTCCTCCTCTCAACATTCTCCTTAGAAAACAAAAGAGAAAACATCCTTCACAAAAACCAAATACTACTCCCCAACCCCGCTCACGCTGTATTTTTCCAAAAAGTAAAAAAACATACGTTTAAAAAGTTCGAAATGAAAAAAGAAGATTCTGGTTTTTCAAACTCATCGCCCTAAAAGCTCTTCCTCGAGCAAAAAAATCCCCTCGCCTACACCAAGCCAGGAAATTTTCTCCAGCCATGGAAAATCTCCATAATAAAGCCGTTGAACAGTGAGAAGAGACGCTGTCACCCTTGCCATCTTACGGGTATGCGGATTGAAAACCACTACCTCAAGCCTGTCAGGAGGCAGAAAACCAACAATGGCATAATTCCACATTTTATCTTTATAAATCGGCGAACAAGACAGAAAATACCTGACAGGAACAGGTACGACTTCGATTCCCACATTGGTCAAACGCCCTGAGGTATCCCTCTGTGCCTCAGCATAGACAAAAAAGACGTTTGTATACGCCTCCCTTGAAAAGAGGGGAGTAATACCCTTATACCCCGAACTCCACGGAAAAACGACAGGCTGAGCGTAAAGTAAGAGAAACCTCTCTTCACCCAACGGCTCCTCCATAAATAAGGCATAGCGGTTCTGCCCGGGCTTTCTCGGACGAAGAGAAAACGGCATCGGCCAATCCCGTGTCATCCGAGGAAAGATCCAATTTTGAGATTGCAAATAATACCCTAACAAACGATTAGTGGGAACATATAAAGGAAGGGTTACCTCATACTGCCAAAAAGGTTTTCCATTTTCACGATAGTCTTCCAACCACATCTCGAACCCCACCAGTTGCTCATACCGATTTGTCGAGCGCAGAAGCGTCAATGCCTCTCTCTTTTCTGGAAAGGCTTTGTCTTTTTCCATGAGAAAGTCACTCCACTGACGACTACTTATCCCGAGTTTCTCAGGTCTCACACGGGAGAGAATATCCTTTGCTTTTGTTTTATCCTTCTGGATATACCAGTACCACAGTCCATAATAATACAGCGTCTCATCCGTCACCTGGATCTCAAAAGCTTGCCTCAGCAACTCCACAGCACCCGAATACTGTTTTGCCTTAAACGCAGCAATACCCGCTCTCCCCAACAAAAAACCCCTGTCCGCCACCTCATTGGTAAACACATTCGTAAGAGTAACATAGGAGAGGTACGCCAAACGATAGGCACTACTCTCCCAGAGACTATTCACAAACTCATTCGAAAACGCCCGAAGGAGCACAGGATGAAAATTTGTCTCTTCCCTGCTTCCTGCAAGCATGAGACGAAACTGGAGATACTGTCTTTCTGCGTCACCGATACGACTATCCTTAAGTTTTTGTACAAAATCCTTGAGTTGTTCCTCCTGGGCCTTTTGCTCTTCCTGGGTCACAGAAGGTGTTTGTCTCACAGCTTTTCCACATCCTCCAAAAACAACAATCAAAACCAGGATAACACAAAAACGCTTCATCCCTTTCCTCTTCTTTCTCCAATTTATCCCCTTTAGGATAGGGAAAAAAAGAAAAAAAATCAACTCGACAGGATCTTTCTCCGGAAATACTTTTTCTTAAAAACAAAACTACCATGAGAACCTTTTATCAGATTCTCCCTTTTTTCACCTTTTTTAAGACAAGATCTTACTCTGATATGAATTTGAAAAAATCCCACTTTTATGATAGCATATATGACAGGAGGTTGCCATGATTTCGTATGAACAGATACTTGAAAACAACAAAGCCTGGGTTACGGAAAAACTCCAGCTTGATCCAGACTATTTTTTTAAACTCTCCCAGGGACAATCCCCGGGATATCTTTTTATTGGCTGCTCTGATAGCCGCATGCCCCTCAACACCTTCACCAAAACATCCCCTGGTGAACTCTTCATCCACCGAAACATCGCCAATGTCGTCTCCGAAAGCGATCCAAATTTTCTTGCGGTCCTTCAGTATGCCGTTGAGGTACTCCACGTGCCCCATATTATCATTGCCGGTCACTATGATTGTGGGGGAGTGAAATCTGTTTTTTACAATCAGGCTTACGGCCACATAAAACGCTGGCTTTCTCCCATCTTTCACATCTACAAAAAATACGCTCGTGAGCTTGAGAATCTTTCCACCGACAGAGAAAAATACGATAGACTCGCAGAACTCAATGTCATCGAAGGGGTCATGAAACTCTCGAGACATCCTCTTATCACGAAAGCACGCGAACAGGGGCAATCCCTCCAGATTCACGGCTGGATTATCGACATTTACACCGGTATTATTAAAGACCTCAGGGTTTTAGGTTAGCTGTTACCGTCGCCAGAGTCTTTTCACCCCTATAGGAGACGGTAACCTGGAAAGAATGGGAAAATCCTCGGTAGGAAAAGACCATGTTTTAAAATGGTGTTCCATATACCCTGAAATAGCCGGAGAAGGTCCAAAAGCCGCAAACAAACCCACTCCCTCAATGAAAGCCGGGACAAAATTCTCTCCAAGGGTATAGAGCCCGGCAAGAGGAGAAATGATAGCCACGCCACGAAGGACTTTCGATCCTCCATCTTCCTGCAAAAGCCACACACCACTTTTTGAAACCAGAGCCACCGGTTCCCCTCCTTCGGGATTGATATCCTCGAGATATATCGACCCTTCACTCACAATACAGAGCTTGTGTTTTGCCGTTCCCCGAACAATCAGAGGAAGCGTCGAGTAGATCACACCATTTTCCGGAAGATTATACATATCATCAAGATCAAGTACCACAGAACGTTCTACCGGTTCTGAAAATAAACCCTCCTCAAAACCAGGAGGAATCTTATAAAGAGTGAAATTCTCTAAACCCCGCGCAAGCTGGATCTTGCTTCCCGAAACAGGAGGTCGTTCAAAGATAATTTTCGTGGCCGTTCTTTGATAGTTCCACACCCGTTTTCCATCGATATAGACTATCACATTTCCCCTTGCAGCAGGCATCCAGAATTCCCGGGACCAACCATCTGCCACCGCCACATCTCCCACATGGCGACGAAAAAACTCCCCGGAGGTCAATTTGAGAACCCCTCTCTTCCCATCATAAACAAAATCACTTTCGGCAAAATAGTATTCCCTCTCCCCGAGAGAAAAGGCAAGCACATCCTCATCCTGAGAGAGCAGGCTTACATCCTTCCCACGAAGAACAATTTCTCCCAGGGTGTCCCATGCCTCTGAAGGAAGCTCTACCACAGGAGCCTTTTCTCTCAGATAAGGATTACGAGAAAGCAAAAGAGAAAGACGATTTTCTCCATCTATCGAAAGGGTTTCCATTTTTTGTGGACCTTTATAGTAAAGATAGTTTTCCCACAGACCATTGGTGGACACTTTTTTACGGATATAGAGATTTTGTTTTCCCGTCCAGG
This sequence is a window from Thermospira aquatica. Protein-coding genes within it:
- a CDS encoding MBL fold metallo-hydrolase translates to MNLEIYIPEDFAANTYVLFDETRMLCIDPAHPHALAKRKNQKLFLLATHGHFDHILYADEWAVKYETFLYVHPLDREMVRDPALNLSVYFTRPLAYHQGLMSLESHSLADWGGEVWHLPGHSPGSVGVFFPEKKWFFGGDLLFAFSVGRTDLPGGDEQKLWESVEKVLSLPDDTIVYPGHGESFTIGDFRGRYLRWRNL
- a CDS encoding carbonic anhydrase: MISYEQILENNKAWVTEKLQLDPDYFFKLSQGQSPGYLFIGCSDSRMPLNTFTKTSPGELFIHRNIANVVSESDPNFLAVLQYAVEVLHVPHIIIAGHYDCGGVKSVFYNQAYGHIKRWLSPIFHIYKKYARELENLSTDREKYDRLAELNVIEGVMKLSRHPLITKAREQGQSLQIHGWIIDIYTGIIKDLRVLG